GATGAGGGGCATGCGCGCGAGGCGGGTGATGCTGAAACTACCCGACGCGAGGGACATGCCGATCGTGAACTGCGCCGTGATTGAAATGGCGAAGAACACGACGGCGAAGGCCAGGCCTTCATTGCCGAAGGCGAACAGGGCCAGCGGCAGGCCCATATTGCCGGTGTTGGGAAAAATCAAGGCGGGCAGATAAGAATGGTTCGGCAGACGCATGACCTTCAGCACGATGAGGCCCAGCACCAGAAATCCCGCAAAGCATAGCGCCGTCAGGCCAGCCATTTCGATGAGGGCGCCCGTTTCAACCCGGATACGCGTCAAGGCATCGGCGGCAAGCGCTGGCGTTCCGATATTGGTGACCAGCTGCGTCACGAAGCGATTGTCGAATGTATTGCCCGACCGCGCCCAGATAAAGCCAATGGCCGGCACAACCAGCACCGGCAGGATGATGGCGGCAAGTTGCTGCAACAGATCCATGAAGCTCTCCTGAGGGCCCATTTCTAGCCGGAAAGGCATTGCTGCGTCTATTGCTGCATACAGCTGCTTTCGGCTAAAGTCCGGCACCAATTCGGACCGGCCGCAAGCGGCCCACAGACCAGATCAGGGGATATGATGAGTGCCAACCAGATAGGCGGCCATGCCGCCATTGCCTTGCTTGAGACCTACGGGGTCGACACCGTCTTCGGCATTCCGGGTGTGCACACCCTCGACCTCTATCGTGGTCTCGCTGATCGCAGGATGCGCCATATCGGCGTACGCCATGAGCAAGGTGCTGGTTTCATGGCCGATGGTTACGCCCGGGCATCGGGCAAGCCGGGCGTTGCCTGCCTGATCACCGGACCGGGTCTCATGAACGCAGCGACGCCGATTGGCCAAGCCTATTCCGATTCCGTGCCGGTCCTCATCTTGTGCAGCGTCAATGCGAGCACCGATCTCGGCAAGGGACGTGGTCGACTCCATGAGATCACCGATCAGCGCGCGGCCATTGCCCCACTGACCGGTTTCGCCCGGACCGTGAAGACGGCTGCCGAGCTGCCGCAGGCGATGGCCGATGCCTACAAGCTGTTTGAAACCGGCCGGCCGCGCCCGGTGGTCCTGGAGTTCCCGCTCGACATGCTGGCGGCGGCGGCCGATGTCGGCCAGCCGAAGCGCCAGACCGCAGCACGCCCCAAGGCCAGTGCCGCCGATATCGCCGCCGCGATCGCCCTTATCGACAGCGCCAAGGCGCCGGTGCTCATTGTCGGCGGCGGCGCCATCGATTGCCCGGCCGAGGTAAGGGCCTTCGTTGAAAAATCAGGTGCGCTGTGTGTCACCACCACCGCCGGCAAGGGCATCCTGCCGCACAGCCACGCCCAGAGCCTGGGCAGCACCCTGCTGTTGCCGGCGACGCAGAAACTGCTCAGAGATGCCGATCTGGTGATCGCGGCCGGAACCGAGATGGCCGAGACGGATTCCTGGGTCGACCGCCTGACCTTGGGTGGCAAGCTCATCCGCATCGATCTTGATGCCTATACGCTAACCAGGGACTATACACCCAGCGTCGGCCTGCTGGCGGATGCCGGTCCGACACTGAAGGCACTGACCGACGGGATCAGGTCCGGCCGCAAGCCTGACCTCGCCACCGCGTCCGAGCTGCGTGGCTTGATCCGCGCCGATCTCACACCGCTGCAACAGAAACATGTCAAGGTACTGGATGCCTTGCGCGAGGCCCTGCCGGCCAATGGCATCGTCGTCAGCGACATGACCCAGATCGCCTATACGGGCAATCTCACCTTTCCGTTCGAAAGTCCCCGCGGCTGGTTCCATCCTTGCGGCTTTGGCACGTTGGGCTATGCCCTCCCCGCCGCGATCGGTGCGAAGATCGCTTGCCCGGACAAGCCGGTCGTAGCGCTGGCCGGTGATGGCGGTTTCATGTTCACGGTCCAGGACCTGGGCACAGCGGTCGAGCAGGGCTTGGCCCTACCGATCATCATCTGGAACAATGATGCCTTCGGCCAGATCGCCAAAGACATGGTTGAACTCGACATCCCGGAGCTGGGTGTCAAGCCGCGCAACCCTGATTACCAGGCCCTGGCCCTTGCCTTCGGCGCCAAGGCGACCAAACCCGGCAGCATCGCTGAACTCAAAGCTGCCATCGAGCTGGCCTTCAAGGCAGATGGGCCGACGGTCATCGAGGTCCATGAGGCGGCAGATTTCCTGAAATAGGACCGGGGCCTGGCAACTCGGCAGTATTTTCCCCCGAATCCAAAGCTGCGGGTCCTTCGTTAATCGATTCTTATGAGGCGGTGGGTCTAATCGACACAACGACTCGTCGAACGGACAGCAATCACCCCAACATCCTGTGATGATTCACTAATGGCATGAGGCTTGCTGAGAATGACGCGGTCAACCGTTCGATCAAGGAGATGGCTATGGAGGCCGCATTGGCACAAGGGCAGAAAATGAGCGCGCCCCCGACTACCGACGAAGACCAGCGCAAGCTGTGCTTCGAGATGTTCAACGCCTTTTGGGAAGACGCCTTCAAGAAGGGCGTCCCGTTCGACACCATCGGCACCATGTCGATTTCGGCGGCTTTGTTCGCCCTGGTTGCTAAACATGGCACCGAAACGACGGCGGAATTCGTCCAGGATCTGGTGAAGAGCATTCTCGAAGATCAGTTCACCAGCGTCCGCAAGGACAACTGAACTCCCTCGGTCGCCCCGGTCGGGTGATACCCACCGGAATTGACGAGAGCTGCCCGGTCGCCACATCTGGTGCCGGATATGGGATTGTTTTGCCGGGCAGAAAATGCCGGACGGTGTCCGTTGTGACCACCGTCACGTCTCGGCCGATAGGCTTGCCGTCGCGGTTGCACTGAGGGCCAAGATCGGCAATTCTCCGGCCATGTCAAAAAAGCGATTCATCGTCCGTTCCATCGTCGCGCTCCTGCTGGTCGCGGCAGCGCATGTCTTTGTCCTCCCGCCCGCCCTGGCCGCCCCGGAAGACCTCCAGGAGGTGCTCAAGATGGAGCTCGAGGGCAACAAGGTCGGCGCCTATCTCAAGCTCAAGGAAATGGCGCCGGGGGGTGACCCCGTGGCGCAGTTCAAACTCGCCGGCTACTATCATTATGGCGATGCTGGCCCGGCCAATTTTGCGCTGGCGCGTGAATGGTACGACCGCGCAGCCAAGCAGGGCTTCCCGGATGCCATGCTGGGGCTTGCCGTCATGAACGCCCGCGGCCAGGGCAGCCCGGTCGACAAGAGGACCGCGTTCATCTGGTTGACGATCGCTTCTGGGCTGCTGAAGAACCCGACCGAAATCAAGGAAGTGAACGGCCTCCGGGACATGTATAAGAGCGAATTGTCGACCGCTGAACTCAACGCGGCTCTCGCTGAAGCCATGGCTTTCCAGCCGGTCCCGGAAAACCACTAAGTTCATTCACCAATTTCGCCTCAGGAGCCTCTTCCATGATCAAGCGCCTTGCCAATACCGCCGGCCTCACTTCGGCGGCTCTCGAAGATTGGGGCAAGGTCGCTGAACCGATTGGCACGCCGGTCGCGCAATTGCGTGGCACATCGCCGACGGAGAAAGATAAGGAGCCGGATTTTGGTATCTGGGAATGCAGCCCGGGCAAATGGAAGCGTCAGATCCGCAAGGCGGAGTTCGCTCATTTCGTCGCCGGACACTGCACCTTCCACGCCGATAACGGACAGGTTATCGAGATCAAGGCCGGCGACGCGCTCTATTTCCCCGCTGAGAGCCTCGGCGTGTGGGAAATCCACGAGACGGTCAGGAAGACATATATTCTGCTGCCGTAAGAAACGGGGCTAGGCGTTCAAGGCCGCCATTCTGTGGCGGCCCGCCGACACTACTTCTCCTCCACGCCGCACCAATCGGCCATGAAGAGTGCCATGCCGGTCGTGATCTTCTTGAGCGAGCTCAAGGAGACGCGCTCGTCGAAGCCGTGGATATCCTCCGACAACGGGCCATAAACCAAGGCCGGCGTGTCAGCATAGAGGCCGAAAAAGCGCGCGTCGGTGGTGGCGGTGGTAGGGATCTTCGGCAGTTCGGCATCGAAGGCGAGGCGATGCGCCGATTCCAGGCAGGCTATGGCGGCATCGCCGTTCATGAGCACATAGGGTTCCGCCTGGAAGCCGTGATAGACGACCTGTGGCGGGTTGTTGGCGAGGTAGGTATGGCCGGCGGCCGCGGCCCGCACCGTCTCCTCGATATCACGGCGCACGCGCGCAAGCTCCATGCCGGGATAGAAGGAGATGCGCATGTCAAAGGTGCACCAGGCGGGGACGCTGGAGGTCCAGTCGCCGCCTTCGATCC
This Rhodospirillaceae bacterium DNA region includes the following protein-coding sequences:
- a CDS encoding AEC family transporter encodes the protein MDLLQQLAAIILPVLVVPAIGFIWARSGNTFDNRFVTQLVTNIGTPALAADALTRIRVETGALIEMAGLTALCFAGFLVLGLIVLKVMRLPNHSYLPALIFPNTGNMGLPLALFAFGNEGLAFAVVFFAISITAQFTIGMSLASGSFSITRLARMPLIYAIIFALIVLSFGWHLPAYVSNTLQLLGGVTIPLMLLALGVSLAQLRVTRLPRNLLLSLVRLGGGATIGFLVGHFIGASDLATGVLIIQSTMPVAVFNYLFAQYYNREPADVASMVVITTALSFVTLPLLLYFVL
- a CDS encoding 5-guanidino-2-oxopentanoate decarboxylase, which codes for MSANQIGGHAAIALLETYGVDTVFGIPGVHTLDLYRGLADRRMRHIGVRHEQGAGFMADGYARASGKPGVACLITGPGLMNAATPIGQAYSDSVPVLILCSVNASTDLGKGRGRLHEITDQRAAIAPLTGFARTVKTAAELPQAMADAYKLFETGRPRPVVLEFPLDMLAAAADVGQPKRQTAARPKASAADIAAAIALIDSAKAPVLIVGGGAIDCPAEVRAFVEKSGALCVTTTAGKGILPHSHAQSLGSTLLLPATQKLLRDADLVIAAGTEMAETDSWVDRLTLGGKLIRIDLDAYTLTRDYTPSVGLLADAGPTLKALTDGIRSGRKPDLATASELRGLIRADLTPLQQKHVKVLDALREALPANGIVVSDMTQIAYTGNLTFPFESPRGWFHPCGFGTLGYALPAAIGAKIACPDKPVVALAGDGGFMFTVQDLGTAVEQGLALPIIIWNNDAFGQIAKDMVELDIPELGVKPRNPDYQALALAFGAKATKPGSIAELKAAIELAFKADGPTVIEVHEAADFLK
- a CDS encoding sel1 repeat family protein; this translates as MSKKRFIVRSIVALLLVAAAHVFVLPPALAAPEDLQEVLKMELEGNKVGAYLKLKEMAPGGDPVAQFKLAGYYHYGDAGPANFALAREWYDRAAKQGFPDAMLGLAVMNARGQGSPVDKRTAFIWLTIASGLLKNPTEIKEVNGLRDMYKSELSTAELNAALAEAMAFQPVPENH
- a CDS encoding cupin domain-containing protein; its protein translation is MIKRLANTAGLTSAALEDWGKVAEPIGTPVAQLRGTSPTEKDKEPDFGIWECSPGKWKRQIRKAEFAHFVAGHCTFHADNGQVIEIKAGDALYFPAESLGVWEIHETVRKTYILLP